A window of the Egibacter rhizosphaerae genome harbors these coding sequences:
- a CDS encoding sensor histidine kinase, producing MTGIREALRELPRSAQRLIWLVTAAAVALCAAAIALAPAAMSPVPVVAIAASMVLGERFGLDIDSRNDNTIRFALADTAVFAALAFTAPGNVALGALLGILIAQLLERTEPIKVLFNCAQYTVCASLAAITLFSIADDPLRLDSRTVLGFALAVALFIVANSVLIALITGFVTQRNPLRLAQQLAPTSALVPACNGAFAVLVLVLWVNAPFALAAMAAPLILLHLASRAQTSEQRLRNRSDLLVEVERNLAEARDPVEVSRLISEGVRTTLGLSAALWHDGRWRAGAPEGSGSCPVDGEADPQRGTLADFGLLGEERALAVPFGPGVLVAWGEGAATADELLPWLERFARSARVHLDRAAASMALEQERATLEAVVGGTADGILVLDDDGIVRLWNDAMASLTGTTDGRHQQVHDVLGPGPWQDPGVHDVIRPNTNTDDGRIWRVAIASVDDAGLGRLSVAVVHDVTEERRVAQAKDDMLAIVSHELRTPLTPIKASAQLLSQRADRLDQHQRQRLLDQIENRADHLGRLVEDLILVAQLSSQGSDPPRVVPATADLVQVVRGEVDRAQESLPEHVVAYEGPESLLGTTDALRLQQVLANLLDNAGKFSPTGGTISVHVIERDEHVEIRVIDEGPGVPLEDRDRVFERFERLEDPLRMRTSGAGLGLFIVRALVRALGGEVTIDDGPTAGTAATVQLPLLGVTTGPVVVEPPPRIARRSEQHDRR from the coding sequence GTGACCGGCATCCGTGAGGCGCTCCGGGAGCTACCACGCTCAGCGCAGCGCCTCATCTGGCTGGTCACCGCCGCCGCGGTCGCGCTCTGCGCGGCCGCGATCGCCCTGGCCCCGGCCGCGATGTCGCCGGTACCGGTCGTGGCCATCGCGGCCTCGATGGTCCTGGGCGAGCGGTTCGGTCTCGACATCGACAGTCGCAACGACAACACGATCCGCTTCGCGCTCGCGGACACCGCGGTGTTCGCGGCACTCGCGTTCACCGCCCCGGGCAACGTGGCGCTGGGCGCGCTCCTCGGCATCCTCATCGCCCAGCTCCTCGAGCGGACGGAGCCGATCAAGGTCCTGTTCAACTGCGCGCAGTACACCGTCTGCGCGAGCCTGGCCGCGATCACGCTGTTCTCGATCGCCGACGACCCGCTGCGGCTCGACTCGCGAACGGTCCTCGGCTTCGCGCTGGCGGTGGCCCTGTTCATCGTCGCGAACAGCGTCCTCATCGCGCTGATCACGGGGTTCGTGACCCAGCGCAACCCGCTCCGTCTCGCGCAGCAGCTCGCACCCACCAGCGCGCTCGTCCCGGCCTGCAACGGGGCGTTCGCCGTCCTCGTCCTGGTGCTCTGGGTCAACGCGCCGTTCGCGCTCGCCGCGATGGCCGCGCCGCTCATCCTCCTCCACCTGGCCAGCCGAGCGCAGACCTCCGAGCAACGGCTGCGGAACCGATCTGATCTCCTCGTCGAGGTGGAACGCAATCTCGCCGAGGCTCGCGACCCGGTCGAGGTGAGCCGCCTCATCAGCGAGGGGGTGCGCACGACGCTCGGCCTGTCGGCGGCGCTGTGGCACGACGGTCGCTGGCGGGCCGGCGCACCGGAGGGCAGTGGCTCGTGCCCTGTCGACGGGGAGGCCGATCCCCAGCGGGGCACGCTGGCGGACTTCGGCCTCCTCGGCGAGGAGCGCGCCCTCGCGGTGCCCTTCGGTCCCGGCGTGCTCGTCGCGTGGGGCGAAGGCGCGGCCACCGCTGACGAGCTGCTGCCCTGGCTGGAGCGGTTCGCCCGCTCGGCACGCGTGCACCTGGACCGCGCCGCGGCCTCGATGGCGCTCGAGCAGGAACGCGCGACCCTCGAGGCGGTCGTTGGCGGGACCGCCGACGGGATCCTCGTGCTCGACGACGACGGGATCGTCCGGCTGTGGAACGACGCGATGGCGAGCCTCACGGGGACCACCGACGGCCGGCACCAACAGGTCCACGACGTCCTGGGGCCCGGCCCCTGGCAGGATCCGGGAGTGCACGACGTCATCCGCCCCAACACCAACACCGACGACGGGCGGATCTGGCGTGTCGCGATCGCGAGCGTCGACGACGCCGGGCTCGGCCGATTGTCGGTCGCGGTCGTGCACGACGTGACCGAGGAGCGCCGCGTCGCTCAGGCCAAGGACGACATGCTCGCGATCGTCAGCCACGAGCTGCGCACCCCGCTGACGCCCATCAAGGCGAGCGCGCAGCTCCTCTCCCAACGCGCCGACCGCCTGGACCAGCACCAGCGGCAGCGGCTGCTCGACCAGATCGAGAACCGCGCCGATCACCTGGGGCGCCTCGTCGAGGACCTCATCCTCGTTGCGCAACTCTCCTCGCAGGGCAGCGACCCACCGCGGGTCGTGCCGGCGACGGCCGACCTCGTGCAGGTCGTGCGCGGGGAGGTCGACCGGGCCCAGGAGTCGCTCCCCGAGCACGTCGTCGCGTACGAGGGACCGGAGTCCCTCCTCGGCACGACCGACGCGCTCCGACTGCAGCAGGTCCTCGCCAACCTGCTCGACAACGCGGGCAAGTTCAGCCCCACCGGGGGGACGATCTCCGTGCACGTGATCGAACGCGACGAGCACGTGGAGATCCGCGTGATCGACGAGGGCCCGGGAGTGCCGCTCGAGGACCGCGATCGCGTGTTCGAGCGGTTCGAGCGCCTCGAGGACCCGCTGCGGATGCGCACCAGCGGTGCCGGTCTCGGCCTCTTCATCGTGCGCGCGCTGGTGCGAGCGCTGGGCGGCGAGGTCACGATCGATGACGGCCCCACCGCAGGCACGGCCGCGACCGTGCAGCTCCCCCTCCTCGGGGTCACCACCGGACCGGTCGTCGTGGAGCCGCCCCCGCGCATCGCTCGACGCAGCGAGCAACACGACCGACGCTGA
- a CDS encoding S8 family serine peptidase, whose amino-acid sequence MRGTHAPSTGRRVLAGLVALAALIALTLPVGAPAHAGGAGPHDAGATEWIVPASADLPGDAEVVTPLLVADALLIRSSERPEGGVAADTPLSWQTADDPSGGEYVAPDSDETSSSEGATTHTTGLEGPHEALETIGATEAWDTQTGGDGLVALIDTGVADIEALEGSIAGEVDFTDSGGGDGYGHGTFMASLIAASGNSMPGIAPDTGILSLKVGDQDGDTDLGTVLAALEWLHGPGRDLGIRVGSLALGVDPDNAAGQLLDIATQRLGANGVLLVTASGNDGPDNLSSPATSPGTLAVGASDGEEFSGSGHNRVGDEAPRIYAPGVEVISHHDPESILGVNARNQAEEEDNDGGIARLEQGLLRGSGTSISTALVAGTAALASAENPGLDGLELTEALLDGSNESDGQRIVDAPGVLAAVDGIEGERPEELQEPLPGPPNLPDPPGPPDLPGPPDRPGPPGQQGDHGHGNAAGHNGVDHARDRADQARTDGQDRADQAREQARDRANEARDRADEARDQARGRAGEVRDRAVRRALGLLPMPATAQWEPAEWSDGGWKADGWAAARWDDPPEWRHPAVTWDILSWRAEDWQGGVWTAADWHASVWTADDWAQLRYSDAWDILSWRGDDWDILSWRSEDWDILSWRELETEILSWRSDDWDILSWRADSWNLIVDE is encoded by the coding sequence ATGCGAGGGACTCACGCCCCATCCACCGGTCGGAGGGTGCTCGCCGGCCTCGTCGCCCTCGCTGCGCTGATCGCGCTGACCCTTCCGGTCGGCGCCCCGGCGCACGCGGGCGGAGCAGGACCCCACGACGCCGGCGCGACCGAATGGATCGTGCCCGCGAGCGCGGACCTTCCTGGCGATGCCGAGGTCGTGACCCCGCTCCTCGTCGCCGACGCGCTCCTGATCCGCAGTTCCGAGCGCCCCGAGGGTGGCGTGGCCGCCGACACACCCCTGTCGTGGCAGACCGCGGACGATCCCTCGGGCGGCGAGTACGTCGCCCCCGACAGTGACGAGACGAGCTCCAGCGAGGGCGCGACCACGCACACCACCGGTCTGGAAGGCCCTCACGAGGCCCTCGAGACCATCGGGGCGACCGAAGCCTGGGACACGCAGACCGGCGGGGACGGGCTGGTGGCCCTGATCGACACCGGCGTGGCCGACATCGAGGCCCTGGAGGGATCGATCGCGGGCGAGGTCGATTTCACCGACAGCGGCGGCGGCGACGGCTACGGGCACGGCACCTTCATGGCGTCGCTCATCGCGGCGAGCGGGAACTCGATGCCCGGCATCGCGCCGGACACGGGGATCCTGTCCCTGAAGGTCGGCGACCAGGATGGCGACACCGACCTCGGAACGGTCCTCGCCGCCCTCGAGTGGTTGCACGGCCCCGGCCGTGACCTGGGGATCCGCGTGGGATCGCTGGCCCTCGGCGTGGACCCGGACAACGCCGCCGGGCAGCTGCTCGACATCGCGACCCAGCGCCTCGGCGCCAACGGGGTCCTGCTCGTCACGGCGTCGGGGAACGACGGCCCGGACAATCTCTCCTCGCCGGCGACGAGCCCCGGCACGCTCGCGGTCGGCGCCTCCGACGGGGAGGAGTTCTCCGGGAGCGGACACAACCGCGTGGGAGACGAGGCCCCCCGGATCTACGCCCCCGGCGTCGAGGTGATCAGCCATCACGACCCGGAGTCGATCCTCGGCGTGAACGCGCGGAATCAGGCGGAGGAGGAAGACAACGACGGCGGCATCGCGCGCCTGGAGCAAGGGCTGCTGCGAGGCAGCGGCACCTCGATCTCGACCGCGCTGGTCGCCGGGACCGCGGCCCTCGCCTCCGCGGAGAACCCCGGGCTCGACGGGCTGGAGCTCACCGAGGCGCTGCTGGACGGCAGCAACGAGAGCGACGGGCAGCGGATCGTCGACGCCCCCGGGGTCCTCGCCGCCGTCGACGGCATCGAGGGCGAGCGCCCCGAGGAGCTGCAGGAGCCGCTGCCCGGACCCCCGAACCTCCCGGACCCGCCCGGGCCACCGGACCTTCCGGGGCCGCCCGATCGGCCCGGCCCGCCCGGGCAGCAGGGCGACCACGGGCACGGCAACGCCGCCGGGCACAACGGGGTCGACCATGCCCGCGACCGGGCCGACCAAGCCCGCACGGACGGTCAGGACCGCGCCGACCAGGCCCGCGAGCAGGCCAGGGACCGCGCCAACGAGGCGCGCGACCGTGCCGACGAGGCCCGCGACCAGGCCCGGGGCCGGGCCGGCGAGGTCCGCGACCGCGCGGTCCGCCGGGCCCTGGGGCTCCTGCCGATGCCGGCGACCGCCCAGTGGGAACCCGCCGAGTGGAGCGACGGAGGCTGGAAGGCCGACGGTTGGGCCGCGGCGCGCTGGGACGACCCCCCCGAGTGGCGGCACCCCGCCGTGACCTGGGACATCCTGAGCTGGCGAGCCGAGGACTGGCAGGGCGGCGTCTGGACCGCGGCCGACTGGCACGCGAGCGTCTGGACCGCCGACGACTGGGCGCAGCTGCGCTACAGCGACGCCTGGGACATCCTCAGCTGGCGCGGCGACGACTGGGACATCCTCAGCTGGCGCAGTGAGGACTGGGACATCCTCAGCTGGAGGGAACTCGAGACCGAGATCCTGAGCTGGCGGAGCGACGATTGGGATATCCTGAGCTGGCGCGCCGATTCCTGGAACCTCATCGTCGACGAGTGA